One Spinacia oleracea cultivar Varoflay chromosome 4, BTI_SOV_V1, whole genome shotgun sequence DNA segment encodes these proteins:
- the LOC110783371 gene encoding RNA polymerase II degradation factor 1: MSSASKSKSKDKKVGKEQKTPSKSSAAANGGTGLPASAYNPLLGTFHTLEASSTYLAPTINANGRFRNIDDSDDHSGSPHESGGDYDSASNNDSRSVESEEHNKDKASNAAVKQEVIPGADNDKREKIRQKNERKHQRQKERRAQELHERCSGYLMSRKLEALAQQLVVMGFSHERATMALILNEGRVEEAVAWLFEGGEDADKHKDQNIDTGSNLKIDISEEMAQIAELEIKFKCPKQDVERAIVTCEGDLEKAEENLRSLKLDQPTVLPKPEETGDPPTYSNGKISSVTPNQTNVRLLQPKPISASLIPQRRDEKDFNYTKAAVTGGGPAPKPAPKVVQPVTRIPPKLDWPRPQQIATTPAEKRWPVGAGSNPSVSYSLAPPLQVSPPPAAKAELRYPSVVGNEYRSLQPGSVREPVVMMQRPQSVNAKPASATSISSSPPQGTAASWYPTSSEILKPNGLLPHIPSTRSLSPNNLTSNQFYHPSQYQQQQQHQQHQQHQQHQQHQLHQQQQQQQHQQHQQQQQYQQFMPVSSSPMDNLGTTTRGTSSWVRMGGSPTLAAASSLGLFSGVGSTCSSGSNSPVDWNTSGSSMPSCDYTNIDWSLDRTFLPPKQNGLWNGLGIGSYSRVGTTMYDSGPSAMGIALRPSSSSSSNGNGVPSMVGLQDGGGAGIADSSSGATASSREWTSPFEGKDLFSLPRQFVSSPTL; this comes from the coding sequence ATGTCATCGGCTTCAAAATCCAAGTCCAAGGACAAAAAGGTAGGAAAGGAACAGAAGACTCCTTCAAAGTCGTCTGCAGCTGCAAATGGGGGTACCGGACTTCCAGCAAGTGCATATAATCCATTGCTGGGGACATTTCATACTCTTGAGGCATCCTCTACATACTTGGCTCCAACAATTAATGCAAATGGTCGTTTCCGCAACATAGATGATTCCGATGATCATAGCGGAAGCCCTCATGAAAGCGGAGGTGATTATGATTCCGCCTCCAACAACGACAGCCGGTCTGTGGAGTCGGAAGAACACAATAAAGATAAAGCATCAAATGCTGCAGTCAAGCAGGAGGTTATCCCGGGCGCTGACAATGACAAGCGAGAGAAGATACGTCAGAAAAATGAGAGGAAACATCAGCGTCAGAAGGAAAGGCGTGCCCAAGAATTACATGAACGTTGCAGTGGCTATCTTATGTCCAGAAAACTGGAGGCTCTTGCTCAGCAGCTTGTTGTTATGGGATTTTCTCATGAACGGGCAACTATGGCTCTTATTTTAAATGAAGGTCGAGTGGAAGAAGCAGTCGCGTGGCTCTTCGAAGGAGGTGAAGATGCTGATAAGCATAAAGATCAAAATATTGACACGGGGAGCAATCTGAAGATTGATATATCCGAAGAGATGGCTCAGATTGCCGAATTGGAAATAAAGTTCAAATGCCCAAAGCAAGATGTAGAAAGAGCCATAGTGACCTGTGAAGGTGATTTAGAGAAGGCTGAAGAGAATTTGAGATCACTAAAACTAGATCAACCAACTGTCTTGCCAAAGCCGGAAGAAACTGGTGATCCTCCAACTTATAGTAATGGTAAGATATCATCTGTAACACCAAATCAGACCAATGTGAGGTTGTTGCAACCGAAGCCCATTTCAGCAAGTTTGATACCTCAAAGAAGGGATGAAAAAGATTTTAATTACACTAAAGCTGCAGTTACTGGTGGAGGACCGGCTCCGAAACCCGCGCCTAAAGTTGTTCAACCGGTTACAAGAATTCCGCCCAAGTTAGATTGGCCTAGACCTCAGCAAATAGCTACAACACCGGCCGAGAAAAGGTGGCCCGTTGGGGCAGGGTCGAACCCTTCGGTTTCTTATTCATTGGCACCACCGCTACAAGTATCGCCTCCACCGGCGGCAAAGGCGGAGTTACGGTATCCTAGTGTTGTTGGTAATGAATATAGGAGTCTTCAGCCAGGATCAGTTAGAGAGCCTGTAGTAATGATGCAGCGGCCCCAGTCTGTAAATGCTAAACCGGCCTCTGCAACAAGCATTAGCTCTTCTCCTCCTCAAGGTACAGCTGCTAGTTGGTATCCCACTAGTTCGGAGATTTTGAAGCCGAACGGGTTACTCCCTCACATACCTAGCACTAGAAGCCTTAGCCCAAACAACTTAACCTCAAACCAGTTTTATCACCCTTCTCAATAtcagcaacagcaacaacacCAGCAACATCAACAACACCAGCAACATCAACAACATCAGCTACAtcagcagcaacagcaacagcaacatcAGCAACACCAACAGCAACAGCAATATCAGCAGTTTATGCCAGTAAGTAGTAGTCCAATGGATAATCTAGGTACTACTACACGTGGGACCTCATCGTGGGTCAGGATGGGTGGGTCGCCGACCCTCGCTGCTGCTTCCTCTTTGGGGCTGTTTTCCGGGGTGGGTTCGACCTGCTCATCCGGGTCAAATTCCCCCGTGGACTGGAACACCAGTGGGTCCTCCATGCCATCATGTGACTACACTAACATAGACTGGAGCTTGGATCGAACTTTCCTCCCACCGAAGCAAAACGGGTTGTGGAACGGGTTGGGAATTGGATCCTACTCTAGAGTTGGAACTACCATGTATGATTCAGGACCTTCTGCCATGGGTATAGCTTTGAgaccttcttcatcttcttcttccaaTGGGAATGGTGTACCTTCTATGGTTGGATTGCAGGATGGTGGAGGAGCGGGTATCGCTGATTCGTCGTCAGGTGCCACCGCCAGTTCTCGGGAGTGGACGTCGCCTTTCGAGGGGAAAGATCTCTTTAGCTTACCTAGACAGTTTGTTTCTTCTCCTACACTTTAG
- the LOC110783369 gene encoding ubiquitin-like protein 5, with translation MIEVVLNDRLGKKVRVKCNEDDTVGDLKKLVAAQTGTRSEKIRIQKWYTIYKDHITLRDYEIHDGMGLELYYN, from the coding sequence ATGATTGAGGTGGTGTTGAACGACAGATTGGGGAAGAAAGTGCGCGTAAAGTGCAACGAAGATGACACCGTTGGAGACTTGAAGAAGCTTGTTGCTGCTCAGACTGGTACTCGCTCTGAAAAGATACGAATTCAGAAGTGGTACACAATTTACAAGGATCATATCACGCTCAGGGATTACGAGATTCATGATGGCATGGGTCTCGAGCTCTACTACAATTGA